Part of the Salinimonas iocasae genome, CCTTTTTGCCCTCAAATGACGACAGTGATACTGATTCGTCGTTTTGATCCTGAAGGGTAAATTGTGGCGCTTTATCACCAGCCTGTAGCATTTTCATAAGACTCCTTATTTGATTTGTCGACCACTTTTCCAGATAACGATAAAGAGTCAAATAAGGCCATTACATCAGATTGCAACTGTGCAAAGTCAATTTCTGTTGACGCGTTGACGACAAACTTGCAGCGCATCGTTTGCTGGCCGCTGTCGGAATCTGTACTCACACGTTGCCTGAACGCACTGATGGAAAGCTGCCGCTCTGCGAAAAAACCTGTCACTGCTTTGATTTGGCCTTCAGCATCGGCACCGGTGAACTCGACGTCGAAAAGATGTTCGAGATTCTGCTTTTCGTGATGACTGGTGCGCTTCATCATTGAAAGCAAGTCCAGTCGCTGACACAGCGGCGGTAGAAGACATTCTGTCTTCGTAATGGCAGTGTGATCACCCTCCAGTATCATAGTGAGTGAAAACTCTTTTCCATAGATAGCCTGGCGACTATCAAGAATATTACATCGGGTTTCACTTACCAGAGAGGAAATCTCGCTGAGAATGCCGCTTCGATCAGTGCCTAAAATGGTAACGATAAGTTGCTGCTTCATAGACAGTTATATCTGAATTTTTTATGTGGTGATGGTAGCACAGAGGTTTTTTATCTTACCAGCACAAGCCGGTAGGTAAATAGTCTAAATAAACCGGGCTATATGCTTGTTTTTAGCAGGGTGAATAATTAACATGTGCGCTCACCAAACGCGGAGACACTATGTTTAAAGGCAGTTATGTTGCACTAATTACGCCGATGCATGATAACGGCGACGTTGACTACCCGGCGCTTGAACGCCTGATCAATTTTCACATTGAACAGGGGACGCATGGCATTGTTGCTGTAGGCACTACCGGTGAGTCACCTACACTGCCTTTTGATGAGCACGTTGAGGTTGTACGCCAGACGGTGAAGATGGTCGATAAAAAGATTCCGGTTATGGCCGGTGCAGGCGCAAACTCTACGACGGAGGCGATCTTTTTAAGTGAGCAGATGGCCAGCGTCGGGGTTGATGGTTTTCTAAGCGTTGTTCCTTACTACAACAAACCGCAACAGGCGGGTATGGTGGCACACTTTAAAGCGATAGCCGATGCCACTGATATTCCGGTGGTACTGTATAATGTGCCGGGCCGGACAGTCGCTGACATGCAGCCTGAAACAGTAGCAGAGCTTTCCAAGCACAAGAATATCGTTGGTATTAAAGATGCTACCGGTGATTTGGAACGACTGAAAGAAATGCAGGCACTGGTAGACAGTGATTTTGTATTTTTAAGCGGTGATGATGCTACCAGCTGTGAATTTTTATGTCAGGGCGGGCACGGTGTCATATCGGTAACGGCTAATGTCGTACCTAACGCAATCGCGAAAATGTGTGAAGCGGCATTAAACGATGACCAGTTATTGTGCCGAGAAATCGACAAACCTATAAATTCACTTCATACGGCGTTGTTTATAGAGCCCAATCCGGTGCTGCCAAAGTGGGCATTGTATAAAATGGGTATGATTAATAGCCCTAATTTACGATTACCGATGGTTTTACCGGAACTTGCCAGTCAAAAACATATCGAAGAACTATTAAAACAACACGCTCTGTTAAAAGGTTAAGAAGGAATATCAATGAGTAAATCCCTGGCTTTGGTAAGTGGTCTTGTTGTGCTGTCCCTTGCCGGATGTTCAAGCCAACTGGAAAAGAGTACTGCAACGGGTAGCTATAAATATCTTAAAGCGGAACAGCAGCCTAAAATTCAGGTTCCTGATGAACTTAATCAGCCTGAGTTTTCTGACGAATATGCGCTTCCCACGCTGGGGCAGGGTGCTGATAAAGGTTTGGTCGGTCGCGATTTACGGATTGTCTCACCGGCGCTGGTTCACCCCTTAGTAACGGGTTCTCATGTTCAGGAAGGCAGCGAAGGTGCCGTGGTAACCTTTGACCAGGTGGATGATCGTCAGCCTTTAAGTCAGGCGATATGGAATGCAGTGAAAAGCTTTCTGGACAAGCAAAATGTGGGTATCAGTCAGTTTGATGAAGCGCAAAATGTGCTTGTTACTGACTGGTTCGTGCTGTCAGAAGAAGTCGAAGACGAGGACAGCCCATGGTATGCCTGGTCATCAGACATTGATGCAGAGAAAAAGCGTCGGTTCAAATTTATGCTCGATGTTAAGCCGCACGGGCGTACTGCTTCACTTCGCACAGAGCTTGTAGAATTTGAGCAACAGCTTGGCGACAACACAGTGACAGAGATAAATGACTTTGCCCGTCACCGTGAAGAGGTCGATATTCTGAACGAGGTAATCTCGCACTACGAGTATCAGATTCAGTTAGATAACAATCGTCGTATCGCGGAAATCCGTCAGGGCTTGCAAACTGAGATGAGCTTCAACAAGGACGGCGATCCAGCCATTCTGGTAAAAGGGCAGTATGATGTTGTCTGGCCTCGTATGCTGTTAGTGCTGCGTAAGTTGGGCTTTGATGTAAAAGATCTGGACAAATCAACCGGACTGCTTTTTGTCACTTTTAACGGTGATGATGATGGTTGGTGGAACAATCTCTTCTCTGGTGACAGCGAATTGCTTGATGAGGGCGATTACCGATTACAGATTGCACGCAGCGGCGATAACACGACGGTAACGTTTATGGATGATGAAAGTCAGCCATTTACTGCCAAAGAAGTGACCGATTTATATGACCCGTTTTCTGAGGTTATGACACAAGATAACCTGGATATTTAAGACTGAGACTAAGATGGAAAAGCGCGAAGAACTTTATCGTGGTAAAGCGAAAACCGTATATGTAACCGACGATGCTGATAAGTTAATTCTGCATTTCAGAAACGATACATCGGCTTTCGATGGTCAGAAGATTGAACAGCTTGAGCGTAAGGGTGAGGTAAACAACAAGTTTAATCATTTTATTATGAGTAAGCTTGAAGATGCCGGCATTGCTACGCAGGTTGAAGAATTGTTGTCTGACAATGATTCACTGGTTAAGAAACTGGAAATGATACCTGTTGAGTGTGTTGTCCGAAATGTTGCAGCAGGTTCATTGGTAAAACGCCTCGGCGTGGAAGAGGGCACTTTACTGGATCCGCCGGTATTCGAGTTCTTCTTAAAGAATGACGCGCTTCATGATCCGATGGTCAATGATTATCACATCTTGTCTTTCGGTTGGGCGACTGAAAATCAGATTTCCGAAATGAAAAACCTGACATTCCGGGTCAATGAAGTTCTTAAAGCGTTGTTCGACGAGGCTGGAATGATGCTGGTTGATTACAAACTTGAGTTCGGTATCGATTCAGTGGGTAATATTGTGCTGGGTGACGAGTTTACACCGGATGGTTGTCGCCTTTGGGACAAAGAAACCCGTAATAAAATGGATAAAGATCGCTTTCGTCAGGGACTGGGTTCTGTTGTTGAAACCTACATTGAGGTGGCTGACAGATTGGGTCTTAAGCTGTAGACCTTATAAAATTGCATAAAGAAAGGGGAACGATGGTTCCCCTTTTTTAATAAGGGATTAACCGTGCAGATTTCTACCGGTATTCGCGTTAGCTTCCTGACCGCAGTGGCAATGCTGGCTTTTGCTGCAAACTCACTATTGTGCCGAATGGCGCTGGTGTCTACTTCTGTTTCACCTGCTACCTTTAGCGCAGTAAGACTGGTCAGCGGTGCTGTATTTCTGGCATTATTAATAAGCCTTACCCGGCAAAAGCAAGGTATGCAGGGGAGCTGGAAGGGAGCGTTGTATCTGTTTATCTATGCCGCTGCTTTTTCATTTGCTTATGTTGCCATGAACACCGGCACCGGTGCGCTCTTGCTGTTCGGTGCTGTCCAAATCACCATGCTTATTCAAGCCCTGAGAAAAGGCGAAACCTTTTCACTGCCGCAATGGACTGGCTTTTCAATGGCGGTGGCCGGATTATTGATACTTTTTCTGCCTGGTGCGACGGTTCCTCCCCTGATCCCTGCACTATTGATGCTTTGTGCAGGTGTTGCCTGGGGCGCATACTCGCTCATCGGAAAGTCAGCATCTCGCCCGTTGCTAATGACCACCGGTAATTTTGTCAGGTGCGTTCCCCTGAGTCTGTTACTTCTTCCGTTCGGTATAACTGATTCGTTTTCTGCCAATGGTATTATTCTGGCTGTTCTGTCCGGTGCGCTGGCTTCGGGTGCCGGATATGCGATCTGGTATTCTGCATTACCTGCGCTGAGCGCTTCTTTAGCAGCAACCGTTCAATTAAGTGTACCTGTGCTTGCTATGATAATGGGCTGGTTAATACTGGATGAGCGACTTACTGCGCAAATGCTTATCGCGGCAGCCGTCACGCTTAGTGGAGTGGGGCTGGTGATATATTTTCGTGCAAAGGTAAAATAACGTCTGAAAGATTTTACCTGGGGATGTCTATTTTCAGCGCTGATGTGGGTATACAGCAACAGGGAAGTATTTCATCATCGTCAATGTATGCTAATGGGTCAGTAGTGTAACTAACCTTTCCGCACAACAACTTAGTTCTGCACGCACCGCAAAATCCTTCCCGACAATGATAATGCACATCAATGTCGTGTGCTTCAATTGCCTCTAACAAGGTTTTGTCTGATGACGCTGAAACGGCGCCCACATCGACGATATCGATGTGGAACCGTTCATCAGATTTGGACATGAAGCTTTTTAAAGCTCAAAGTCGGCAAAATCGTCTTCGCTGACACTGGAGTCAATCTGACCAACCAGATAAGAGCTGATTTCGGCTTCCTGAGGTGCTACCTGAACATTATCGGAGTTCAGGTAGTTGTTCATCCAGGGGAGTGGGTTACTTTTTACTTCAAACGGCGTATCTAATCCGATCGCTGCCATACGCTGATTGGCAATGTACTCCACGTACTCACACAGAATCTGCTTATTCAGGCCAATCATTGAACCATCTTTAAATAAATAGTCTGCCCACTCTTTTTCCTGAGCAACGGCACACATAAAGATCTCACGAGCCTGATCTTTACATTCTTCTGCAATTTCAGCCATTTCAGGATCATCTTTCCCTTTGGCCCAGATATTCAAAATATGCTGAGTAGAAGTAAGATGAAGGTTTTCATCACGGGCTATGAGTCGAATGATTTTTGAATTACCTTCCATCAGCTTACGCTCGGCAAATGCGAACGTGCAGGCAAAAGAGACATAGAATCGGATCGCTTCCAGAGCATTGACCGAGTTCATACAAAGAAACAGCTTCTTTTTCAGCTCGCGCTGATTAATGGTATGTGTTTCACCATTTACTGTATGCGTACCTTCGCCCAGTGTTTGCCATAGCTGCGTTGCAAATATCAGATCATCGTAATAACGGGAAATATCTGACGCACGCCGCTTAATCTCATCGTTCACCACGATATCATCAAAAATATCGCTGGGATCGGAGAAAAGATTTCGCAAAATATGCGTATAAGAGCGGGAGTGAATTGTCTCAAAAAATGACCAGGTTTCTACCCATGTCTCAAGCTCTGGCAAAGAGATAATAGGAAGAAAGGCAATATTCGGGCTGCGGCCCTGAACAGAGTCCAGCAATGTCTGATATTTCAGATTAGAGATAAAAATATGTTTCTCAGGATCCGTCAACTTCTGAAAGTCGACACGATCACGACTGACATCCACTTCTTCCGGACGCCAGAAAAAACTTATTTGCTTCTCTATCAGCTTTTCAAATATTGAATGTTTCTGCTGATCATAACGTGCCACATTAACCGGGTTGCCGAAGAACATTGGCTCGGAAAGCGGATTAATGCTTTGCTGATTGAAAGTGGTGTATTTCATAAATCCCGTTTTACCTAAATCTGTTGTGAAACATCAGTGCAGCTCAAAGGCGCGTGCTATATTTTGCACGCACCGCCTGCACAATCATCATCTTCAACCATTACAGCTTCCTGCGCCTGAGGTTTCTGTTGCTGCGCTTTGGCTTCTACAGAACTGGCGTCAGAGGCACCATCACGAGTGTTATGATAGTAAAGAGTTTTAACGCCCAGCTTATAAGCAGTCAGCAAATCTTTTAACAGCAACTTCATCGGAACTTTGCCGCTATCATATTTGCCCGGGTCATAATTGGTATTGGCAGAAATCGTTTGGTCAATAAACTTCTGCATAATGCCGACCAATTGCAAATAGCCGTCATTAGAGGGAATGTCCCAAAGCAGCTCATACTTATCTTTAAGCGATTCATACTCTGGAACCACCTGCTTCAAAATACCATCTTTACTCGATTTAATGCTGATATGACCGCGCGGTGGCTCAATACCATTGGTCGCATTGGAAATTTGCGACGATGTTTCAGAAGGCATCAACGCAGATAGTGTGGAGTTACGCAGACCGTGCGCTTTAATATCTTCACGCAGGCCGTCCCAATCCATATGCAAAGGTTCGTTACACACCGAGTCCAGATCCTTTTTGTAAGAATCGATAGGCATAATACCCTGCGCATAAGTGGTCTCATTGAATTTAGGACACGCACCTTTTTCCCTGGCCAGATTGTTCGATGCTTTAAGCAGGTGATACTGCATAGCTTCAAATGTACGGTGTACCAGACCATTTGCGCTATGATCAGAGTACTTAACACCGTTTTTTGCCAGGAAGTAGGCAAAATTGATAACACCAACGCCCAGCGTGCGACGATTCATAGTGGCATTGTAAGCAGCAGGTACCGGGTAATCCTGGTAGTCCAACAAGCTGTCTAATGCGCGTACTGCCAGGTCTGACAGCTCTTCAAATTCATCAACAGACTTAATCGCACCCAGGTTAAATGCAGAAAGCGTACACAGTGCAATTTCACCTTCTTCATCATTAACGTGCTGCAACGGCTTGGTAGGCAGTGCGATTTCAAGGCACAGATTACTTTGGCGCACAGGGGCCACTTTCGGATCAAACGGGCTGTGCGTGTTGCAATGGTCAACATTCTGCAGATAGATACGACCGGTAGAGGCACGTTCCTGCATAAACAAGCTGAACAGCTCCATTGCTTTAATCTGCTTTTTACGGATTGAAGGATCGTTTTCGTACTGTACGTACAACGCCTCAAATTTTTCCTGATCCGCAAAAAAGGCATCATATAGGCCCGGCACGTCAGAAGGGCTGAACAGTGTGATGTATCCATCTTTCATCATGCGCTGATACATCAGTTTATTAAACTGCACGCCGTAATCCAGGTGTCTGACGCGGTTTTCCTCAACACCCCGGTTATTTTTGAGTACCAGTAAAGACTCAACTTCCATATGCCACAGAGGATAGAATAATGTAGCAGCACCACCGCGTACACCACCCTGAGAGCAACTTTTAACAGCGGTCTGGAAGTACTTATAAAAAGGTATGCAGCCAGTGTGAAATGCTTCACCACCACGAATGGGGCTGCCTAACGCACGAATACGGCCGGCATTAACACCAATTCCAGCGCGTTGACTAACGTACTTAACAATGGCAGAGGCGGTCGCATTAATAGAATCCAGGCTGTCGCCGGTTTCAATCAGTACACAAGAACTGAACTGACGGGTCGGGGTACGTACGCCTGACATAATTGGTGTTGGCAGAGACAGTTTGAATGTTGATGCCGCATTATAAAAACGACGAACATAATCCAGGCGCGTGTCCTTAGGATAATTAGCAAACAGACAGGCAGCCACAAGGATGTAAAGGAACTGAGCACTTTCGTAAATATCACCGGTAACACGATTTTGTACCAGGTATTTGCCTTCAAGTTGTTTTACCGCTGCATAGCTGAAGTTCATATCACGCCAGTGATCAATGAAGTCGTCCATCTGCGCAAATTCTTCAGGCGTATAGTCTTCAAGCAGGTGTGTATCGTATTTGCCTGCATCTACCATTTTGGCGACGTGATCATATAACGCCGGGGGCTCAAACTGACCATACGCTTTTTTACGCAAATGGAAGATTGCCAGACGCGCAGCAAGATACTGGTAATCCGGCGCATCGGTGGAAATAAGGTCAGCGGCTGACTTAATCAGCGTTTCATGGATTTCACTGGTTTTAATGCCATCGTAAAACTGAATTTGCGCTTTTATTTCTACCTGCGAGACCGATACGTTATCAAGTCCTTCTGCCGCCCAGGTGATGACTTTATGAATTTTTTCTAAATCAATGGGCTCTTGTTCACCGTTGCGTTTGGTGACGAGTAAATCGTTATTCATTTGTACTGGCCGTTGTGTCTGTTAGCGCTTTGTGCGTGGGCAAAGCCCGTGAGTTTGAGATTTTTATTATTCACGCATGTGAATATACAAATGGTGAAATCTGCTATTCACTGGGATCCATTTAGTCTTGCCACCACGTTTCTTGTAGGCTGTGGGTAGAACCCAGTAGCGTGTGCAGCAAGAGAATGAGATTAAGCACAAGATAGTGAGGTTTAAGCCTTAATGCAACCCAATATCTGGTGCTTAAAACAGCGATCAAACCGATAACATTTTTAGGTTAGTAATGACTAACCTAAAAGGATTTTACAAGCTTAATTTATCCAGAATGCAAGCAATTTTGATCGAAAGATCCGTAACATAAATTTATTATTCTATTTTCGCTTTATATTATAATTTTACGACATATAGTGCTAAAAATTACACAGCATACTACATGTAGTGTTTTATGCATGTTGAGTGTGCAACATATAGTTGACATCAACGTTCTTGTCAGAGAGGTAAAACTGCTGCGTAAGCGGGTTCATATGCAATCCTGTCGCATGACATGTAGTCAGGCTGGCTCGATCTGTCATAGCCATTAGTTCAGAGGGGCGGATAAACCGGTTGTATTGATGTGTACCTTTGGGCACCAACCCCAGAATGTATTCGGCACCCAGTATTCCCATCAGGTAGGATTTGGGATTACGGTTAAGCGTAGAGAAAAATACATGTCCGCCAGGTTTTACTAGCTTAGCGCAGGCCTGTACCACCGATGCGGGCTCAGGAACGTGTTCAAGCATTTCCATGCAGGTCACCACATCGTATTCGCCTTGCGCCTGATTGGCGAGAGCTTCCGCAGTAATGCACTGATAATCCACCGATACACCTGACTCAAGACCATGCAGGCGTGCAACCTCGAGCGATGCCTCGGCCATATCAATACCGGTAACACTGGCACCCATTTTCGCCATGGACTCAGCAAGAATGCCGCCACCACAGCCTATGTCTACGACCTTTTTATCGAAAAGGCCATCAGAATGCTGGGCTATGAAATCTAAACGTAAAGGATTGATCATATGCAGGGGTTTAAATTCGCCCTCTGCATCCCACCAACGGGAAGCCAGTTCGCCAAATTTTGAAATTTCCTGTTCATCAACATTAGACATGGTGCAGTCCTTCAGGGAAATAAGTTGCTATAACATAGCGTAAATCAATGCTAATTGGCATTGTTAAG contains:
- the purC gene encoding phosphoribosylaminoimidazolesuccinocarboxamide synthase, whose protein sequence is MEKREELYRGKAKTVYVTDDADKLILHFRNDTSAFDGQKIEQLERKGEVNNKFNHFIMSKLEDAGIATQVEELLSDNDSLVKKLEMIPVECVVRNVAAGSLVKRLGVEEGTLLDPPVFEFFLKNDALHDPMVNDYHILSFGWATENQISEMKNLTFRVNEVLKALFDEAGMMLVDYKLEFGIDSVGNIVLGDEFTPDGCRLWDKETRNKMDKDRFRQGLGSVVETYIEVADRLGLKL
- the nrdA gene encoding class 1a ribonucleoside-diphosphate reductase subunit alpha → MNNDLLVTKRNGEQEPIDLEKIHKVITWAAEGLDNVSVSQVEIKAQIQFYDGIKTSEIHETLIKSAADLISTDAPDYQYLAARLAIFHLRKKAYGQFEPPALYDHVAKMVDAGKYDTHLLEDYTPEEFAQMDDFIDHWRDMNFSYAAVKQLEGKYLVQNRVTGDIYESAQFLYILVAACLFANYPKDTRLDYVRRFYNAASTFKLSLPTPIMSGVRTPTRQFSSCVLIETGDSLDSINATASAIVKYVSQRAGIGVNAGRIRALGSPIRGGEAFHTGCIPFYKYFQTAVKSCSQGGVRGGAATLFYPLWHMEVESLLVLKNNRGVEENRVRHLDYGVQFNKLMYQRMMKDGYITLFSPSDVPGLYDAFFADQEKFEALYVQYENDPSIRKKQIKAMELFSLFMQERASTGRIYLQNVDHCNTHSPFDPKVAPVRQSNLCLEIALPTKPLQHVNDEEGEIALCTLSAFNLGAIKSVDEFEELSDLAVRALDSLLDYQDYPVPAAYNATMNRRTLGVGVINFAYFLAKNGVKYSDHSANGLVHRTFEAMQYHLLKASNNLAREKGACPKFNETTYAQGIMPIDSYKKDLDSVCNEPLHMDWDGLREDIKAHGLRNSTLSALMPSETSSQISNATNGIEPPRGHISIKSSKDGILKQVVPEYESLKDKYELLWDIPSNDGYLQLVGIMQKFIDQTISANTNYDPGKYDSGKVPMKLLLKDLLTAYKLGVKTLYYHNTRDGASDASSVEAKAQQQKPQAQEAVMVEDDDCAGGACKI
- the nrdB gene encoding class Ia ribonucleoside-diphosphate reductase subunit beta — translated: MKYTTFNQQSINPLSEPMFFGNPVNVARYDQQKHSIFEKLIEKQISFFWRPEEVDVSRDRVDFQKLTDPEKHIFISNLKYQTLLDSVQGRSPNIAFLPIISLPELETWVETWSFFETIHSRSYTHILRNLFSDPSDIFDDIVVNDEIKRRASDISRYYDDLIFATQLWQTLGEGTHTVNGETHTINQRELKKKLFLCMNSVNALEAIRFYVSFACTFAFAERKLMEGNSKIIRLIARDENLHLTSTQHILNIWAKGKDDPEMAEIAEECKDQAREIFMCAVAQEKEWADYLFKDGSMIGLNKQILCEYVEYIANQRMAAIGLDTPFEVKSNPLPWMNNYLNSDNVQVAPQEAEISSYLVGQIDSSVSEDDFADFEL
- the dapA gene encoding 4-hydroxy-tetrahydrodipicolinate synthase, with the translated sequence MFKGSYVALITPMHDNGDVDYPALERLINFHIEQGTHGIVAVGTTGESPTLPFDEHVEVVRQTVKMVDKKIPVMAGAGANSTTEAIFLSEQMASVGVDGFLSVVPYYNKPQQAGMVAHFKAIADATDIPVVLYNVPGRTVADMQPETVAELSKHKNIVGIKDATGDLERLKEMQALVDSDFVFLSGDDATSCEFLCQGGHGVISVTANVVPNAIAKMCEAALNDDQLLCREIDKPINSLHTALFIEPNPVLPKWALYKMGMINSPNLRLPMVLPELASQKHIEELLKQHALLKG
- the yfaE gene encoding class I ribonucleotide reductase maintenance protein YfaE; protein product: MSKSDERFHIDIVDVGAVSASSDKTLLEAIEAHDIDVHYHCREGFCGACRTKLLCGKVSYTTDPLAYIDDDEILPCCCIPTSALKIDIPR
- the bamC gene encoding outer membrane protein assembly factor BamC: MSKSLALVSGLVVLSLAGCSSQLEKSTATGSYKYLKAEQQPKIQVPDELNQPEFSDEYALPTLGQGADKGLVGRDLRIVSPALVHPLVTGSHVQEGSEGAVVTFDQVDDRQPLSQAIWNAVKSFLDKQNVGISQFDEAQNVLVTDWFVLSEEVEDEDSPWYAWSSDIDAEKKRRFKFMLDVKPHGRTASLRTELVEFEQQLGDNTVTEINDFARHREEVDILNEVISHYEYQIQLDNNRRIAEIRQGLQTEMSFNKDGDPAILVKGQYDVVWPRMLLVLRKLGFDVKDLDKSTGLLFVTFNGDDDGWWNNLFSGDSELLDEGDYRLQIARSGDNTTVTFMDDESQPFTAKEVTDLYDPFSEVMTQDNLDI
- a CDS encoding DMT family transporter, giving the protein MQISTGIRVSFLTAVAMLAFAANSLLCRMALVSTSVSPATFSAVRLVSGAVFLALLISLTRQKQGMQGSWKGALYLFIYAAAFSFAYVAMNTGTGALLLFGAVQITMLIQALRKGETFSLPQWTGFSMAVAGLLILFLPGATVPPLIPALLMLCAGVAWGAYSLIGKSASRPLLMTTGNFVRCVPLSLLLLPFGITDSFSANGIILAVLSGALASGAGYAIWYSALPALSASLAATVQLSVPVLAMIMGWLILDERLTAQMLIAAAVTLSGVGLVIYFRAKVK
- the ubiG gene encoding bifunctional 2-polyprenyl-6-hydroxyphenol methylase/3-demethylubiquinol 3-O-methyltransferase UbiG; this encodes MSNVDEQEISKFGELASRWWDAEGEFKPLHMINPLRLDFIAQHSDGLFDKKVVDIGCGGGILAESMAKMGASVTGIDMAEASLEVARLHGLESGVSVDYQCITAEALANQAQGEYDVVTCMEMLEHVPEPASVVQACAKLVKPGGHVFFSTLNRNPKSYLMGILGAEYILGLVPKGTHQYNRFIRPSELMAMTDRASLTTCHATGLHMNPLTQQFYLSDKNVDVNYMLHTQHA
- a CDS encoding glycine cleavage system protein R, which produces MKQQLIVTILGTDRSGILSEISSLVSETRCNILDSRQAIYGKEFSLTMILEGDHTAITKTECLLPPLCQRLDLLSMMKRTSHHEKQNLEHLFDVEFTGADAEGQIKAVTGFFAERQLSISAFRQRVSTDSDSGQQTMRCKFVVNASTEIDFAQLQSDVMALFDSLSLSGKVVDKSNKESYENATGW